One Nostoc sp. UHCC 0302 DNA window includes the following coding sequences:
- the psaM gene encoding photosystem I reaction center subunit XII, whose product MAILDTLYLAQVTSISDTQVYIALVVALIPGVLAWRLATELYK is encoded by the coding sequence ATGGCTATATTAGATACTCTGTACCTTGCTCAAGTAACTTCCATCTCGGATACTCAAGTCTATATCGCTCTGGTTGTAGCGTTGATCCCAGGAGTTCTGGCTTGGCGCTTAGCCACCGAACTTTATAAATAA
- a CDS encoding FGGY-family carbohydrate kinase, producing MDLYLGIDFGTSGARAMVIDDDGCIQAEARYSFEDSSAAVMPSIWQQALFMLVEQIPEGLRREIKAIAINGTSSTVLLVDATGEPVDTPLLYNDARGSVVLEQLRSVAPPNHTVLSSTSSLAKLLWMRQLPSFSKARYFLHQADWLAFLLHGNLGISDYHNALKLGYDVEQLKYPEWLEKMQIPIQLPKVLSPGTPIAELRPEVADKFHLRRDCVVCAGTTDSIAAFLASGAKSPGEAVTSLGSTLVLKLLSRTRVEDARYGIYSHRLGDLWLTGGASNTGGAVLKQFFTNDELESLSREIHPSKASELDYYPLLKAGDRFPINDPNLPPRLEPRPDNSVEFLHGLLESIARIEAQGYELLQKMGADKLTRVYTAGGGAANHTWAAIRARHLQVDVVASVYTEAAYGTALLAMQAI from the coding sequence ATGGATTTGTATCTGGGTATCGACTTCGGCACGTCTGGCGCACGCGCTATGGTGATTGACGATGATGGTTGTATCCAGGCTGAGGCACGATATTCTTTTGAGGATTCATCTGCTGCTGTTATGCCGTCTATTTGGCAGCAGGCTTTGTTTATGCTTGTGGAACAGATACCTGAAGGATTGCGGCGAGAAATTAAAGCGATCGCAATTAATGGTACTTCTTCCACCGTCCTGCTAGTCGATGCCACTGGCGAACCTGTAGATACACCACTACTGTACAATGATGCGCGGGGATCAGTTGTTTTAGAGCAGTTGAGGAGTGTAGCACCGCCTAATCACACAGTTTTGAGTTCAACCTCCAGCCTTGCCAAACTGCTGTGGATGAGGCAATTACCCTCGTTTAGCAAAGCCAGATATTTTCTGCATCAAGCCGACTGGCTGGCATTTCTCCTGCATGGAAATTTAGGTATTAGCGACTATCACAATGCTTTAAAGCTGGGTTATGACGTGGAGCAGTTAAAATACCCAGAATGGCTGGAAAAGATGCAAATACCAATTCAGCTACCCAAAGTTTTATCTCCTGGGACTCCAATTGCGGAATTACGCCCAGAAGTTGCTGATAAATTTCATTTACGGCGTGATTGCGTGGTATGTGCTGGGACAACTGATAGTATTGCGGCTTTTCTGGCGAGTGGGGCAAAATCGCCTGGGGAAGCAGTGACTTCTCTGGGTTCGACACTAGTACTAAAACTTTTGAGTCGTACCCGTGTAGAGGATGCGCGATATGGAATTTACAGCCATCGCTTGGGTGATTTGTGGCTAACTGGAGGTGCTTCTAATACTGGGGGTGCAGTGCTAAAGCAATTTTTCACTAATGATGAGTTAGAAAGCCTTAGCCGTGAGATTCATCCATCGAAAGCCAGTGAGTTAGATTATTATCCCTTGTTGAAAGCAGGCGATCGCTTTCCGATTAATGATCCAAATCTCCCCCCAAGACTAGAACCACGCCCAGATAATTCTGTGGAATTTCTACATGGGTTGTTAGAAAGTATTGCCCGTATAGAAGCACAAGGGTATGAATTACTACAAAAAATGGGGGCGGACAAGTTGACGCGTGTTTATACTGCTGGGGGTGGCGCGGCAAATCATACTTGGGCTGCAATTAGGGCGCGTCATTTGCAGGTTGATGTAGTCGCATCGGTATATACAGAGGCTGCTTATGGTACAGCACTTTTAGCAATGCAGGCAATTTAA
- a CDS encoding tail fiber protein — translation MFGEGELSTIINNLRQELLQEIAELETEIAALTTKVNTVEVNLRDLVSNLNSLSQQIQGLNASKANINSPTFTGIPKAPQPLASSNDDQIATTAFVKSFALPIGVVLPYGGDNPPDDSFMLAIGQAVSRTTYPVLFSRFGTRYGVGDGSTTFNLPNLSYRVPIGSGQSSTKQYNLGETGGEEKHTQSVSEMPGHSHTATQAAHTHNVSAQPHYHNLNGYAYDNNAGEDGDGSGSAYGVPPGGERTQNANVVINEVSQAPAISVANSGGGQAMNVMQPYLVVNFIVKVK, via the coding sequence TTGTTTGGAGAAGGTGAGTTATCTACAATTATTAATAATTTAAGGCAAGAACTTCTTCAAGAAATAGCAGAGCTAGAAACAGAGATAGCTGCTTTAACTACTAAAGTAAATACTGTAGAAGTTAATTTAAGAGATTTAGTCAGTAATTTAAATAGTTTAAGCCAGCAAATTCAGGGGCTTAATGCTAGTAAAGCTAATATAAATAGTCCTACTTTTACTGGGATTCCTAAAGCACCCCAGCCATTAGCTAGCTCCAATGATGACCAGATTGCAACTACTGCTTTTGTTAAGTCTTTTGCTTTACCTATTGGTGTAGTTCTTCCTTATGGAGGAGATAATCCTCCAGATGATAGCTTTATGCTTGCAATTGGACAAGCAGTAAGTAGAACTACTTATCCTGTATTGTTTAGCAGATTTGGTACTAGATATGGTGTAGGAGATGGCTCCACTACTTTTAATCTACCTAACCTTAGTTACAGAGTTCCTATTGGTTCAGGACAGTCTAGTACCAAACAATATAATTTAGGAGAAACAGGAGGAGAAGAAAAGCATACTCAATCTGTCTCTGAAATGCCTGGTCACTCTCATACTGCCACCCAAGCTGCTCACACGCACAATGTCTCTGCTCAACCCCACTACCATAATCTCAATGGCTATGCTTATGATAATAATGCAGGAGAAGATGGAGATGGCTCTGGCTCTGCTTATGGAGTTCCTCCAGGAGGAGAGAGAACTCAAAATGCTAATGTAGTTATCAATGAAGTCAGCCAAGCACCTGCAATTAGTGTAGCTAATTCTGGAGGAGGGCAGGCAATGAATGTTATGCAGCCTTATTTAGTTGTTAACTTTATTGTGAAGGTTAAGTAG
- a CDS encoding N-acetylglucosamine kinase, with protein sequence MSYVLGIDGGGSKTVCVLMDDARQVLGRGEAGASNYQSIGIEATLQSIQSAIHATIDETRKITNTVKIEAIYLGLAGIGRAADIEVIKGLVEELQNSKVLPIIWDVKPSNIVICNDALVALVGGIGHDVGIVVAAGTGSIVFGRNHQGETKRVGGWGYILGDEGSAYKIAVAGMQAALKAYDGREKQTSLIKAFKQHLNLASIEDLIEVIYRQGWGVKQIAALAPIVDFAAASGDEVANNIIDDAVQELVKATSTVIDAIFSYDSVLEVVTTGSVWRGRSKMHERFQASIIKKFSSVQVIFPRYEPAYGAGLLALQKFK encoded by the coding sequence ATGAGTTATGTTTTGGGAATAGATGGCGGCGGTAGCAAGACTGTTTGTGTCTTGATGGATGATGCGCGTCAAGTACTAGGACGCGGTGAAGCTGGCGCATCTAACTATCAAAGTATCGGTATTGAAGCAACTTTACAATCAATCCAATCTGCAATTCACGCTACGATAGATGAGACGAGAAAGATTACAAATACTGTGAAGATTGAAGCTATCTACTTAGGTTTAGCAGGTATAGGTCGTGCAGCAGATATCGAAGTAATCAAAGGTTTAGTAGAAGAGTTGCAGAATAGTAAAGTGCTACCTATTATCTGGGATGTAAAACCATCTAATATTGTAATTTGTAATGATGCCTTGGTTGCTTTAGTTGGTGGAATTGGTCATGATGTCGGAATTGTAGTTGCAGCAGGAACTGGTTCAATAGTCTTTGGACGAAATCACCAAGGAGAAACCAAGCGAGTTGGTGGCTGGGGCTATATTTTAGGAGATGAAGGTAGCGCCTATAAAATTGCTGTCGCTGGGATGCAAGCAGCATTAAAAGCCTATGATGGGCGTGAGAAGCAAACAAGTTTGATAAAGGCTTTTAAACAGCATCTTAATTTGGCGAGTATAGAAGATTTAATAGAAGTAATATATCGGCAAGGGTGGGGAGTAAAGCAGATAGCGGCTTTAGCACCAATTGTGGATTTTGCAGCAGCATCTGGTGATGAAGTAGCCAATAATATTATTGATGATGCTGTGCAAGAGTTGGTAAAAGCAACCTCTACAGTAATTGATGCCATATTTAGTTATGACTCAGTTTTAGAAGTAGTCACAACAGGAAGTGTGTGGCGAGGTAGATCCAAAATGCATGAAAGATTTCAGGCATCAATTATCAAGAAGTTTTCTTCTGTTCAAGTTATTTTTCCAAGGTATGAACCAGCTTATGGTGCTGGCTTATTGGCATTGCAAAAGTTCAAGTAA
- a CDS encoding MFS transporter, translating to MKHQTTSPWTFIPTLYFASGIPYVIINTVSVIFYKKLGIDNAQIALWTSFLYLPWVIKMFWGPIVDIYSTKRKWILYTQFAMFGCLGLIAFCLQLPNFFFISLAALTVGAFISATYDIATDGFYLLALSPEQQAFFVGIRSLFYRMAVIFGSGILVVLAGQLEVSLNNIPLSWTIAISFSALILAITFIFHRLALPIPESDDQRQPEAIEKIPFWTIISSYFAQEKIVYILAFILLYRLGEAMLVKIASLFLLDKPEVGGLGLSTSEVGLVYGTFGVISLICGGILGGMFISKYGLKKCLFPMALALNLPDIFYVYMAYTKPSLTLVYPLVSLEQFGYGFGFTAFSVYLMYICQGEYKTSHFAISTGIMALGMMLPGLISGYLQKTLGYPLFFVLVCLLTIPGMIAIFFIPLQEKSKSPSL from the coding sequence ATGAAACATCAAACAACCTCCCCTTGGACATTCATCCCCACCTTATATTTTGCCTCCGGCATACCTTACGTCATCATCAACACAGTTTCCGTGATCTTTTACAAAAAACTCGGAATAGATAACGCTCAAATTGCCTTATGGACAAGTTTTCTCTATCTACCCTGGGTCATCAAAATGTTTTGGGGTCCAATTGTCGATATTTACTCTACCAAACGCAAATGGATACTTTATACCCAATTTGCCATGTTTGGTTGTTTAGGTTTAATAGCCTTTTGCTTACAACTGCCAAACTTCTTCTTCATCTCCCTCGCAGCATTAACAGTTGGAGCTTTCATTTCTGCCACCTACGACATTGCCACAGATGGCTTCTATTTACTGGCTTTATCTCCAGAACAACAAGCATTCTTTGTTGGCATTCGCTCTTTATTTTATAGAATGGCCGTAATTTTTGGCTCTGGAATATTAGTAGTCTTAGCTGGACAGCTTGAAGTATCTCTCAACAATATTCCTTTAAGCTGGACTATAGCTATTAGCTTTTCAGCCTTAATTTTAGCAATAACTTTTATATTTCATCGCCTAGCTTTACCCATACCTGAGTCAGATGATCAGCGGCAGCCAGAAGCTATAGAAAAGATACCCTTTTGGACAATTATTAGCTCATATTTTGCACAAGAAAAGATTGTATATATTTTAGCATTTATCTTGCTTTACAGACTTGGTGAGGCAATGCTTGTCAAAATAGCCTCTTTATTTTTATTAGACAAACCAGAAGTAGGTGGTTTAGGACTATCAACATCAGAAGTCGGATTAGTCTATGGAACGTTTGGTGTAATTTCTCTGATTTGCGGCGGCATTTTAGGAGGTATGTTTATTTCCAAATACGGGTTAAAAAAATGCCTGTTTCCTATGGCTTTAGCTTTGAACTTACCAGATATATTTTATGTATATATGGCTTATACAAAACCTTCCCTAACCTTAGTTTATCCCCTAGTTTCCTTAGAGCAATTTGGATATGGTTTTGGGTTTACAGCTTTTAGTGTCTATTTAATGTATATTTGCCAAGGCGAATATAAAACTTCTCACTTTGCTATTTCCACGGGCATTATGGCTTTAGGTATGATGCTTCCGGGATTAATTAGTGGTTATCTACAAAAAACATTAGGCTATCCATTATTCTTTGTCTTGGTTTGTTTGCTAACAATTCCCGGAATGATTGCTATCTTTTTCATTCCTTTACAAGAAAAGTCGAAGAGTCCCAGTTTATGA
- a CDS encoding GxxExxY protein — protein METNRQDAKDAKRREPSQEVDRLAYSVIGAAIEVHRVLGPGFLEEVYKEALIIEFFRCGIPHVVEKSITVNYKGHEVGKGRLDFLVANCLILELKAVQNLAPVHEAQVLSYLKMTNYPLALLINFNVPLLKGGIKRIILS, from the coding sequence ATGGAAACGAACCGCCAAGACGCCAAGGACGCCAAGAGAAGAGAGCCAAGTCAGGAAGTGGATAGATTAGCTTATTCAGTGATTGGGGCGGCGATTGAGGTACATCGAGTGTTGGGGCCTGGGTTTTTGGAAGAGGTGTATAAGGAAGCGCTAATTATAGAATTTTTCAGGTGCGGCATACCTCACGTTGTTGAAAAGTCAATAACAGTAAATTACAAAGGACATGAAGTAGGTAAAGGTAGATTAGATTTTTTAGTTGCTAATTGTCTAATTCTGGAATTGAAAGCTGTGCAAAATTTAGCCCCCGTTCATGAAGCTCAAGTCCTCTCTTACCTTAAAATGACTAATTACCCGCTAGCTCTCCTCATTAACTTTAACGTCCCCCTCCTCAAAGGCGGCATCAAGCGTATTATCCTTTCTTAA
- a CDS encoding valine--tRNA ligase, with protein MTVTIANLPSLYDPFTTEAKWQKFWEENQIYKADPNKGGEPYCIVIPPPNVTGSLHMGHAFESALIDTLVRYHRMQGRNTLWLPGTDHASIAVHTTLEKQLKAEGKTRYELGREKFLERAWQWKAESEGTIVNQLRRLGVSADWSRERFTLDEGLSKAVLEAFVRLYEEGLIYRGEYLVNWCPATQSAVSDVEVEPKEVDGNLWHFRYPFTDGSGYVEVATTRPETMLGDTAVAVNPNDDRYKHLIGKTITLPIVHREIPIIGDEFVDPTFGTGCVKVTPAHDPNDFDMGKRHNLPLINIMNKDGTLNENAGEFQGQDRFVARKNVISRLEADGFLVKIEDYKHSVPYSDRGKVPIEPLLSTQWFVKIRPLADNTLEFLDQKNSPEFVPQRWTKVYRDWLVSLRDWCISRQLWWGHQIPAWYAVSETDGKITDNTPFVVAKSADEAWEKGKAQFGENVKLEQDPDVLDTWFSSGLWPFSTLGWPEQTQDLATYYPTTTLVTGFDIIFFWVARMTMMAGHLTGQMPFQTVYIHGLVRDENNKKMSKTSNNGIDPLLLIAKYGTDALRYTLIKEVAGAGQDIRLEYDRKKDESSSVEASRNFANKLWNAARFVMMNLDGQTPQQLGNPVAIELSDRWILSRYHQVIKQTTNYIDNYGLGEAAKGLYDFIWGDFCDQYIELVKSRLQQGADPASRQVAQQTLAYVLEGILKLLHPLMPHITEEIWQTLTQQPADSQQTLALQLYPQADANLIDLAVEEQFELLIGTIRTIRNLRAEADVKPGVKVTVNLQTASEKERQILAAGQAYIKDLAKVETLTITDEQKSQTITAKKPQRGLKTIGFILLGIIVLRVGLAVGDAINDVPLLGNFFEVIGFGYTTWFVSQNLLTTQARQKLWAKFFQPTIDKELSQIESPQPQESENAIAGLIGTVQVLIPLAGVVDVEAVTAKIKKRLSKVETEINALRARLSNPKFVEQAPADVVQAAREALAEAEKQAEILHERLRGLA; from the coding sequence ATGACCGTAACTATTGCCAACCTCCCCAGTCTCTACGACCCCTTTACCACTGAAGCCAAGTGGCAAAAATTCTGGGAAGAGAACCAAATCTACAAAGCTGACCCCAACAAAGGCGGTGAACCTTACTGCATCGTCATCCCCCCGCCTAACGTCACCGGCAGCTTGCACATGGGTCACGCTTTTGAAAGTGCGTTGATTGATACCCTCGTGCGCTATCACCGGATGCAAGGTCGCAATACGCTGTGGTTACCCGGAACTGACCATGCCAGTATTGCTGTGCATACAACATTGGAAAAGCAGCTCAAGGCAGAGGGTAAAACTCGCTATGAGTTGGGGCGCGAGAAATTTCTAGAACGCGCTTGGCAATGGAAGGCGGAGTCTGAAGGAACAATTGTTAATCAGCTGCGACGTTTGGGTGTCTCGGCAGACTGGTCACGGGAAAGGTTTACATTGGATGAGGGCTTATCTAAAGCTGTTTTGGAAGCCTTTGTTCGTCTTTATGAGGAAGGCTTAATTTATCGTGGTGAGTACTTAGTTAACTGGTGTCCAGCTACCCAGTCAGCAGTATCGGATGTGGAGGTGGAACCTAAAGAGGTTGATGGCAATCTCTGGCACTTCCGCTATCCGTTTACAGATGGTTCTGGTTATGTGGAGGTGGCGACGACTCGACCAGAAACAATGCTGGGTGATACGGCAGTAGCAGTTAATCCTAATGACGATCGCTACAAACATCTAATTGGCAAAACCATCACTCTGCCAATTGTACACCGGGAAATTCCGATCATTGGCGATGAATTTGTTGACCCCACTTTCGGTACTGGTTGCGTGAAGGTGACTCCCGCCCATGACCCGAATGATTTTGACATGGGTAAGCGTCACAATCTGCCGTTGATCAACATTATGAATAAGGACGGCACGCTGAATGAGAATGCCGGGGAGTTTCAAGGACAAGACCGCTTTGTTGCTAGAAAGAATGTGATTTCTCGCTTAGAGGCAGACGGCTTTTTAGTGAAAATTGAGGACTATAAACATTCTGTTCCTTATAGCGATCGCGGTAAAGTACCTATTGAACCCCTATTGTCTACTCAGTGGTTTGTTAAAATTCGCCCCTTAGCTGACAATACTCTAGAATTCCTTGACCAGAAAAATTCTCCTGAGTTTGTCCCCCAACGTTGGACAAAGGTATATCGTGACTGGTTAGTGAGTCTTCGAGATTGGTGCATCTCCCGGCAATTGTGGTGGGGACACCAAATTCCAGCTTGGTACGCTGTCAGTGAAACAGATGGGAAAATTACCGATAACACGCCGTTTGTGGTCGCGAAATCAGCAGATGAAGCTTGGGAGAAAGGCAAAGCGCAATTTGGTGAAAATGTCAAGTTGGAACAAGACCCAGATGTATTGGATACTTGGTTTTCTTCTGGACTTTGGCCGTTTTCGACTTTGGGCTGGCCTGAACAAACTCAAGATTTAGCAACTTATTACCCGACTACTACTTTAGTAACTGGCTTTGACATTATCTTTTTCTGGGTTGCCAGAATGACCATGATGGCTGGGCATCTGACGGGACAAATGCCTTTCCAAACGGTTTACATCCACGGCTTGGTGCGGGATGAAAATAATAAGAAAATGTCCAAGACGTCTAACAATGGTATCGACCCGCTGCTGTTGATTGCAAAATATGGCACTGATGCTTTGCGCTATACCTTGATTAAAGAAGTGGCGGGGGCTGGACAAGATATCCGGTTAGAGTACGATCGCAAAAAGGATGAATCATCATCGGTAGAAGCGTCACGCAACTTTGCTAACAAGTTGTGGAATGCAGCCCGATTTGTGATGATGAATTTGGATGGACAGACGCCGCAACAATTAGGCAACCCAGTCGCTATAGAATTAAGCGATCGCTGGATTCTCTCGCGTTACCATCAAGTTATCAAACAAACTACTAATTACATCGATAACTACGGTTTAGGAGAAGCGGCAAAGGGATTATACGATTTTATTTGGGGTGATTTCTGCGATCAGTATATTGAACTGGTTAAATCCAGGCTGCAACAAGGCGCTGACCCTGCATCGCGGCAAGTAGCACAACAAACCCTCGCCTACGTGCTGGAAGGAATTTTGAAACTGCTTCACCCCTTGATGCCGCACATTACTGAAGAAATTTGGCAAACCCTCACCCAACAGCCAGCAGATTCTCAGCAAACTTTAGCTTTGCAACTCTATCCCCAGGCAGATGCAAATTTAATTGATTTAGCTGTAGAAGAACAGTTCGAATTGTTAATTGGAACAATCCGCACAATTCGGAATTTACGTGCTGAAGCTGATGTTAAGCCAGGGGTGAAAGTCACGGTAAATCTGCAAACTGCCAGCGAAAAAGAGCGGCAAATCCTCGCTGCTGGACAGGCTTACATTAAAGACCTGGCTAAGGTAGAGACTTTAACCATTACTGACGAACAAAAAAGCCAAACGATTACTGCTAAAAAACCTCAAAGAGGTTTGAAGACAATTGGCTTCATTCTTCTGGGAATTATCGTTCTTCGGGTGGGTTTAGCTGTAGGAGATGCAATTAATGATGTTCCCCTATTAGGAAATTTCTTTGAAGTGATTGGTTTTGGTTACACAACTTGGTTTGTTAGCCAAAATTTACTGACTACTCAGGCTAGACAAAAGTTATGGGCGAAGTTCTTCCAGCCGACTATTGATAAAGAATTATCGCAGATAGAATCTCCACAGCCGCAAGAATCAGAAAATGCGATCGCTGGTTTAATTGGTACAGTACAAGTACTAATTCCCCTTGCTGGTGTGGTAGATGTCGAAGCAGTCACTGCCAAAATTAAAAAACGTCTCAGCAAAGTAGAAACAGAAATTAATGCGCTACGTGCTAGATTAAGCAATCCTAAGTTTGTCGAGCAAG